A window from Nicotiana tomentosiformis unplaced genomic scaffold, ASM39032v3 Un00137, whole genome shotgun sequence encodes these proteins:
- the LOC104091728 gene encoding 5-epi-aristolochene synthase 3: protein MASAAVANYEEEIVRPVADFSPSLWGDQFLSFSVENQVAEKYAQEIEALKEQTRSLLLATGRKLADTLDLIDIIERLGISYHFERQIDEILDQIYHQNLNCDDLCTSALQFRLLRQHGFNISPEIFSKFQDENGKFKESLASDVLGLLNLYEASHVRTHADDILEDALAFSTIHLESAAPHLKSPLREQVTHALEQCLHKGVPRVETRFFISSIYDKEQSKNNVLLRFAKLDFNLLQMLHKQELAQVSRWWKDLDFVTTLPYARDRVVECYFWALGVYFEPQYSQARVILVKTISMISIVDDTFDAYGTVKELEAYTDAIQRWDINEIDRLPDYMKISYKAILDLYKDYEKELSSAGRSHIVCHAIERMKEVVRNYNVESTWFIEGYMPPVSEYLSNALATTTYYYLATTSYLGMKSVTEQDFEWLSKNPKILEASVIICRVIDDTATYEVEKSRGQIATGIECCMRDYGISTKEAMAKFQGMAEGAWKDLNEGFVRPTPVSTEILFRILNLARIVEVTYIHNLDGYTHPEKVLKPHINALLVDSIEI, encoded by the exons ATGGCCTCAGCAGCAGTAGCCAACTATGAAGAAGAAATTGTTCGCCCCGTCGCAGACTTCTCCCCTAGTCTATGGGGTGATCAGTTCCTTTCATTCTCCGTTGAAAATCAG gtTGCAGAAAAATATGCTCAAGAGATTGAAGCATTGAAGGAACAAACGAGAAGTTTGCTGTTAGCAACCGGAAGGAAATTGGCTGATACATTGGATTTGATTGATATTATTGAACGTCTTGGCATCTCCTACCACTTTGAAAGACAAATTGATGAGATTTTGGATCAAATTTATCACCAAAACTTAAACTGCGACGATTTGTGCACTTCTGCACTTCAATTTCGATTGCTCAGGCAACACGGTTTCAACATCTCTCCTG AAATTTTCAGCAAATTCCAAGATGAAAATGGCAAATTCAAGGAGTCTCTTGCTAGTGATGTCTTAGGATTATTAAACTTGTATGAAGCTTCACATGTAAGGACTCATGCTGACGATATCTTAGAAGACGCACTTGCTTTCTCCACTATCCATCTTGAATCTGCAGCTCCACATTTGAAATCTCCACTTAGGGAGCAAGTGACACATGCCCTTGAGCAATGTTTGCACAAGGGTGTTCCTAGAGTCGAGACCCGATTCTTCATCTCATCAATCTATGACAAGGAACAATCGAAGAATAATGTGTTACTTCGATTTGCCAAATTGGATTTCAACTTGCTCCAGATGTTGCACAAACAAGAACTTGCTCAAGTATCAAG GTGGTGGAAAGATTTGGATTTTGTAACAACACTTCCATATGCTAGAGATAGAGTAGTTGAATGCTACTTTTGGGCATTAGGAGTTTATTTTGAGCCTCAATACTCTCAAGCTCGCGTCATACTCGTTAAGACCATATCAATGATTTCGATTGTCGATGACACCTTTGATGCTTATGGTACAGTTAAAGAACTTGAGGCATACACAGATGCCATACAAAG ATGGGATATCAACGAAATTGATCGGCTTCCTGATTACATGAAAATCAGTTATAAAGCTATTCTAGATCTTTACAAGGATTATGAAAAGGAATTGTCTAGTGCTGGAAGATCTCATATTGTCTGCCATGCAATAGAAAGG ATGAAAGAAGTAGTAAGAAATTATAATGTCGAGTCAACATGGTTTATTGAAGGATATATGCCACCTGTTTCTGAATACCTAAGCAATGCACTAGCAACTACTACATATTACTACCTCGCGACAACATCGTATTTGGGCATGAAGTCCGTTACGGAGCAGGATTTTGAGTGGTTGTCAAAGAATCCTAAAATTCTTGAAGCTAGTGTGATAATATGCCGAGTTATTGATGATACAGCCACGTACGAG GTTGAGAAAAGTCGGGGACAAATAGCAACAGGAATTGAATGCTGCATGAGAGATTATGGCATATCAACAAAAGAGGCAATGGCTAAATTTCAAGGAATGGCTGAAGGAGCATGGAAGGATCTTAATGAGGGATTTGTTAGGCCCACTCCTGTATCTACGGAGATtttatttcgtattctcaatcttgCTCGTATTGTTGAGGTTACATATATACACAATCTAGATGGGTACACTCATCCGGAGAAAGTCTTGAAACCTCACATCAATGCCCTACTTGTGGACTCCATCGAAATTTGA